A window from Pseudomonas sp. MRSN 12121 encodes these proteins:
- a CDS encoding M23 family metallopeptidase, translated as MFARLLFSCGLLLAATSAMAMTIYKSTDANGVVSYSDRPSPGAQVFVFRDRMVEHLERQVRLNIEKSWGVDSVYVRNDLYAPVEIELGFTGLRNIRGGPRQPIRRVLPARSRLRVAQLKATQAGLPLIYVPQFRYSLGDPSGASQAYRYPLPWRGGPFRLTQGANGRYSHFGPKSRYAMDIAMPEGTPIIAARGGVVVKTENGQTGRGTDPSGNFVRVLHEDGTMGVYLHLKRGSVRVREGQRVVVGSPLALSGNTGNSSGPHLHFVVQRNTGLGLVSIPYQFNQPIGSLPNFALGKK; from the coding sequence ATGTTCGCGCGCCTGCTGTTTTCCTGCGGTCTGCTGCTGGCTGCTACGTCGGCCATGGCCATGACCATCTACAAATCCACCGACGCCAATGGCGTGGTGTCCTATAGCGATCGCCCGTCACCGGGCGCCCAGGTGTTCGTGTTTCGCGACCGCATGGTCGAGCACCTGGAGCGCCAGGTACGCCTGAATATCGAGAAGAGCTGGGGCGTGGACAGCGTCTACGTGCGCAACGACCTGTATGCGCCGGTGGAGATCGAGCTGGGCTTTACCGGCTTGAGGAACATCCGGGGCGGCCCCAGGCAACCGATTCGCCGGGTGTTGCCGGCCCGCAGCCGGCTGCGTGTGGCGCAGCTCAAGGCCACGCAGGCGGGCCTGCCGCTGATCTATGTGCCGCAGTTCCGTTACTCCCTGGGCGACCCTTCAGGCGCCTCCCAGGCCTATCGTTACCCGCTGCCCTGGCGTGGCGGCCCGTTTCGCCTGACCCAGGGCGCCAATGGCCGATACAGCCATTTCGGTCCCAAGAGCCGTTACGCGATGGACATCGCCATGCCCGAGGGCACCCCGATCATCGCCGCGCGAGGCGGGGTGGTGGTGAAGACCGAAAACGGCCAGACCGGCCGCGGTACCGACCCCTCCGGCAACTTCGTGCGGGTGCTGCACGAGGACGGCACCATGGGCGTGTACCTGCACCTCAAGCGCGGTTCGGTCAGGGTGCGCGAAGGCCAGCGCGTGGTGGTGGGCAGCCCGCTGGCGCTGTCGGGCAACACCGGCAACAGCAGCGGCCCGCACCTGCACTTCGTGGTGCAACGCAATACGGGGCTGGGGCTGGTGTCGATTCCCTATCAGTTCAACCAGCCCATCGGCAGCCTGCCAAATTTCGCGCTGGGCAAGAAGTAA
- a CDS encoding helix-turn-helix domain-containing protein, whose product MTDHMHTERFTSVWDALESSPQEAANMRLRSKLMLELCKTIKAWGVSQKEAAKRLNITQPRLNDVLSGKINKFSLDALVNLSDAAHLGVDIHFSPSGAEPLASS is encoded by the coding sequence ATGACCGATCACATGCATACCGAACGTTTCACCAGTGTCTGGGATGCCCTCGAAAGTTCGCCCCAGGAAGCCGCCAACATGCGCCTGCGCTCCAAGCTGATGCTGGAGTTGTGCAAGACCATCAAGGCCTGGGGCGTTTCGCAGAAGGAGGCCGCCAAGCGGCTCAACATCACCCAGCCGCGCCTCAACGACGTGCTCAGCGGCAAGATCAACAAGTTTTCCCTGGATGCGCTGGTGAATCTCTCCGACGCCGCGCATCTGGGCGTCGATATCCATTTCAGTCCGTCGGGCGCGGAACCTCTGGCATCCAGCTGA